In Acropora palmata chromosome 7, jaAcrPala1.3, whole genome shotgun sequence, one genomic interval encodes:
- the LOC141885604 gene encoding uncharacterized protein LOC141885604 isoform X1 — protein sequence MYQRKLARGRGGRDRGKRGRPVERANGRGRGRERAVSEGLILPDIMYKWNQLYVLGLHYKTSPDGLKNYIHLISGYEVLHVLWFKPNGKAIVTLKTRKIKDFQDILKGQERRPTLDGVKVLIERAPQCNSIFVSDFAPDTSQDEVQLYFENTVGPLDKARGIKFSPQWEGQDEKCRFKRAIVYFENAESVRKAVNTDHFLGGNALHVEQFYPFMGTVMPLDKPRNFESTGLPEFRHLVDPDSMGFIMESNQAMKLNGDLRKLAKAQITWIAGRTYVRIMYAETKVDKEFEERAWQQRCRKIVDGVLESCTSKEFQIDEEILDEVNNQLQQIQRQVLSIYTAKVKLVKQTLKLICLKSNIDEFAAKLSGRLKIIEQEEREKKLEEKKMTDISSEVLQLLQYAKIEKILREEFVTESIRALVQWDNHALVLKTPKGLMDEVHRYLRQRLDEIDKYAIDCPAKILEILKRGPGKKKMAKELPEGCSFNVDDKKKRVIFLGGKLSKTEEGNEKAKDVLVSDRNLKLTAKDNSLLGSQPDKWNDFCKKLEKRHMIRQERELECIAVFGFKENVLEAVKKIRDFLNETKATKGEFFLDLPLHRRFFGEFYKEEVQALEQELEHFGVQICFNESGDIIHFSGSEEGVKEVEERLYVMQDAIKKKTFKIRTPGMKKLFTQEEGDRLIEKIQREKKCSIEVIELSIKGEKEEHDDESESDDSSSKCNDEEAIDENDNTIFTPQGKKVTWKTGEIQEEQADVLVCSVGSDLMLSHGAIATAMSKAAGPKLQDALREAANGLQSTDLFCEGDIIPTGPGKLPCRHVIHCVCCPWNGETDREKGVRFFSSQIMKKLLMKCFDKASELGACSIGLPLIGTGTLQFPYAVAVQIMVEAAVEHSQGNPESSLEEFRFIVFNDDQKGIASFEDKFTEFKEKQQPTELEAIRKETDASGSSKENEVDSTRELITCSLPQNVIIHGRKESLDEAMSALEDETKKACNEPSEVKHDVLGRLSKRCLKRLKQKSHSLDVKLEQPESRCIRLEGLPKDVMNVSKEITSFIMEQLEREYDEDKAEQMFRTVRWNMISTSGNEKPFDKIANLEIETAYKAKQPSVLFTHQNQKAEINFDTNEVTFLKNGRKKRVRRKDVFPLPDVWDPQPHDENDKEESVYLASLPEESKEYKRVQEKFLKSLRKTVNIIKIERIQNPLLHSLYMMRKQSMDEKNGSLENERELFHGTRYESVKSINMQGFNRSLCGQNAAAYGDGVYFAEDAYYSRSFSKPADVNGECYMYLAKVLVGKYTKGMNGIKIPPPRDKCHPEVLFDSVVDDPDNPSIFVIFGDCDVYPEYLITFK from the exons ATGTATCAGCGGAAGCTCGCTCGTGGAAGGGGAGGCCGAGATCGAGGGAAACGAGGGAGACCAGTAGAACGAGCAAATG GACGAGGAAGAGGACGAGAAAGAGCAGTTTCTGAAGGGTTAATACTACCTGACATCATGTATAAATGGAATCAACTATATGTTTTGGGCCTTCACTACAAGACTTCGCCAGATGGTCTCAAGAATTATATCCATCTTATTAGTGGCTATGAAGTACTCCACGTGCTTTGGTTTAAGCCTAATGGAAAAGCAATCGTGACACTGAAAACTCGAAAAATAAAAG ATTTTCAAGACATCTTAAAAGGACAGGAGAGAAGACCTACTCTGGATGGTGTGAAAGTGTTGATTGAAAGAGCTCCGCAATGTAATAGCATCTTTGTCAGCGATTTTGCCCCGGACACGTCGCAAGATGAAGTACAATtgtactttgaaaatacagttGGTCCCTTAGACAAGGCTCGAGGAATAAAGTTCAGCCCACAGTGGGAAGGACAGGATGAGAAGTGCAGATTTAAAAGAGCTATTGTGTACTTTGAGAATGCAGAAA GCGTGAGGAAAGCAGTGAACACCGATCACTTCCTTGGCGGTAACGCACTGCACGTTGAGCAATTTTACCCGTTCATGGGAACAGTAATGCCTTTGGATAAACCGCGTAACTTCGAAAGCACTGGACTGCCTGAGTTTCGCCATCTTGTTGATCCTGACAGCATGGGATTCATTATGGAGTCAAACCAGGCAATGAAGTTGAACGGAGATCTACGTAAACTCGCAAAGGCTCAAATCACTTGGATTGCAGGGCGAACATACGTTCGAATAATGTATGCTGAGACGAAAGTAGACAAGGAATTTGAAGAGCGGGCTTGGCAACAACGATGCAGAAAGATTGTTGATGGTGTTCTGGAAAGTTGCACTTCAAAAGAATTTCAGATAGATGAGGAAATTTTGGATGAGGTAAACAACCAGCTTCAACAGATACAACGCCAAGTGCTTTCAATTTACACAGCAAAAGTGAAGCTAGTGAAGCAAACTCTTAAACTGATTTGTTTAAAATCCAACATTGATGAGTTTGCTGCCAAGTTAAGTGGTcgtttgaaaataattgagCAAGAAGAACGTGAAAAAAAGctagaggaaaagaaaatgacagaTATCTCAAGTGAAGTCCTGCAGCTTCTTCAGTATGCaaaaatcgagaaaatccTCAGAGAGGAATTTGTAACAGAGTCCATTCGCGCTCTTGTGCAATGGGACAACCACGCCCTTGTTTTAAAGACACCGAAGGGTCTCATGGATGAAGTCCATCGGTACCTGAGGCAGCGTTTGGACGAGATCGATAAATACGCTATAGACTGTCCAGCTAAAATTTTAGAGATCCTAAAAAGAGGgccaggaaagaaaaagatggcTAAAGAATTGCCGGAAGGATGTAGCTTTAATGTTGATGACAAAAAGAAGAGAGTAATCTTTCTCGGGGGAAAACTCTCGAAAACGGAGGAAGGAAACGAAAAGGCTAAAGACGTGCTTGTCAGCGACCGAAATTTAAAGCTAACAGCCAAAGATAATTCTCTTTTGGGCTCTCAGCCTGACAAGTGGAATGATTTCTGCAAGAAATTAGAAAAACGTCACATGATCCGACAAGAACGTGAGTTGGAATGCATTGCTGTCTTTGGTTTCAAGGAAAATGTCTTGGAAGCCGTTAAGAAAATAAGAGACTTTCTTAACGAGACAAAGGCAACGAAAGGAGAGTTCTTTCTTGATTTGCCGCTTCATCGAAGGTTTTTCGGCGAATTTTACAAAGAGGAAGTACAGGCATTGGAGCAGGAGCTGGAGCACTTTGGCGTACAGATATGTTTTAATGAGAGCGGAGATATCATTCACTTTAGTGGAAGCGAAGAAGGCGTCAAGGAGGTGGAGGAACGTTTGTATGTCATGCAGGAcgcaataaaaaagaaaacatttaagaTACGCACACCGGGtatgaaaaaattattcactCAAGAAGAAGGAGATCGCTTGATTGAAAAgattcaacgagaaaaaaaatgcagtattgaagtcattgaactatccATAAAAGGAGAAAAGGAAGAACATGATGACGAAAGTGAGAGCGATGATAGTAGCAGCAAATGCAATGACGAAGAAGCGAttgatgaaaatgataataCAATTTTTACTCCACAAGGGAAAAAGGTGACTTGGAAGACAGGAGAAATCCAAGAAGAACAG GCGGACGTATTGGTCTGCTCTGTTGGTTCAGATCTCATGCTCTCCCATGGTGCCATCGCAACCGCTATGAGTAAAGCAGCCGGTCCAAAACTACAAGACGCCTTACGAGAAGCTGCAAATGGTTTACAGTCAACTGACTTATTTTGCGAAGGCGACATTATTCCTACCGGTCCTGGAAAATTACCCTGCCGTCATGTGATCCACTGTGTATGCTGCCCTTGGAATGGTGAAACTGACAGGGAAAAAGGGGttagatttttttcttctcaa ATTATGAAGAAGCTGTTGATGAAGTGTTTTGATAAAGCTTCTGAACTTGGCGCTTGCTCTATCGGCTTACCACTTATAGGAACTGGTACCCTTCAGTTTCCATATGCAGTTGCCGTCCAGATAATGGTAGAAGCGGCCGTCGAGCACAGCCAGGGAAACCCGGAGTCATCCTTAGAGGAGTTTCGATTCATTGTGTTCAATGATGACCAGAAGGGAATCGCATCATTCGAAGACAAGTTTACCGAGTTTAAGGAAAAGCAACAGCCGACCGAGTTAGAAGCAATCAGAAAGGAGACTGACGCATCAGGAAGCTCTAAGGAAAACGAGGTGGATTCTACACGTGAACTGATAACATGTTCCCTACCTCAGAATGTCATTATTCATGGTCGGAAAGAGTCCCTCGATGAAGCCATGTCAGCCCTTGAAGATGAAACCAAAAAGGCTTGTAATGAACCGTCCGAAGTAAAGCACGATGTCCTTGGTCGCCTCTCTAAACGTTGCCTAAAACGTCTCAAACAAAAGTCTCACAGTCTAGATGTCAAGTTGGAACAACCAGAGTCACGTTGTATAAGACTAGAAGGACTTCCAAAGGATGTCATGAATGTGAGCAAGGAAATAACCAGCTTCATTATGGAACAGCTGGAAAGAGAATACGACGAGGATAAGGCCGAGCAAATGTTTCGCACTGTTCGATGGAATATGATTAGCACATCAGGAAATGAAAAACCCTTTGACAAGATTGCTAACCTTGAAATAGAAACAGCATACAAAGCCAAGCAACCTTCAGTATTATTTACACACCAGAATCAGAAGGCTGAGATCAACTTCGACACCAACGAAGTcacattcttgaaaaatggaagaaaaaaacgtGTCCGCCGCAAAGATG tttttcctCTTCCTGATGTATGGGATCCCCAGCCTCATGATGAGAATGACAAAGAAGAAAGCGTTTATCTTGCCAGTCTCCCTGAAGAGTCTAAAGAATACAAAAGAGTTCAGGAAAAGTTCCTCAAATCGCTTCGTAAAACGGTGAACATCATTAAGATCGAGAGAattcaaaatccattgttACACTCGCTTTACATGATGAGGAAACAAAGCATGGATGAGAAAAACGGTTCActagaaaatgaaagagagtTATTCCATGGAACCAGGTACGAGAGCGTTAAATCAATCAACATGCAAGGATTTAACAGGAGCTTGTGTGGCCAAAATG
- the LOC141885604 gene encoding uncharacterized protein LOC141885604 isoform X3, which produces MYQRKLARGRGGRDRGKRGRPVERANGRGRGRERAVSEGLILPDIMYKWNQLYVLGLHYKTSPDGLKNYIHLISGYEVLHVLWFKPNGKAIVTLKTRKIKDFQDILKGQERRPTLDGVKVLIERAPQCNSIFVSDFAPDTSQDEVQLYFENTVGPLDKARGIKFSPQWEGQDEKCRFKRAIVYFENAESVRKAVNTDHFLGGNALHVEQFYPFMGTVMPLDKPRNFESTGLPEFRHLVDPDSMGFIMESNQAMKLNGDLRKLAKAQITWIAGRTYVRIMYAETKVDKEFEERAWQQRCRKIVDGVLESCTSKEFQIDEEILDEVNNQLQQIQRQVLSIYTAKVKLVKQTLKLICLKSNIDEFAAKLSGRLKIIEQEEREKKLEEKKMTDISSEVLQLLQYAKIEKILREEFVTESIRALVQWDNHALVLKTPKGLMDEVHRYLRQRLDEIDKYAIDCPAKILEILKRGPGKKKMAKELPEGCSFNVDDKKKRVIFLGGKLSKTEEGNEKAKDVLVSDRNLKLTAKDNSLLGSQPDKWNDFCKKLEKRHMIRQERELECIAVFGFKENVLEAVKKIRDFLNETKATKGEFFLDLPLHRRFFGEFYKEEVQALEQELEHFGVQICFNESGDIIHFSGSEEGVKEVEERLYVMQDAIKKKTFKIRTPGMKKLFTQEEGDRLIEKIQREKKCSIEVIELSIKGEKEEHDDESESDDSSSKCNDEEAIDENDNTIFTPQGKKVTWKTGEIQEEQADVLVCSVGSDLMLSHGAIATAMSKAAGPKLQDALREAANGLQSTDLFCEGDIIPTGPGKLPCRHVIHCVCCPWNGETDREKGVRFFSSQIMKKLLMKCFDKASELGACSIGLPLIGTGTLQFPYAVAVQIMVEAAVEHSQGNPESSLEEFRFIVFNDDQKGIASFEDKFTEFKEKQQPTELEAIRKETDASGSSKENEVDSTRELITCSLPQNVIIHGRKESLDEAMSALEDETKKACNEPSEVKHDVLGRLSKRCLKRLKQKSHSLDVKLEQPESRCIRLEGLPKDVMNVSKEITSFIMEQLEREYDEDKAEQMFRTVRWNMISTSGNEKPFDKIANLEIETAYKAKQPSVLFTHQNQKAEINFDTNEVTFLKNGRKKRVRRKDVFPLPDVWDPQPHDENDKEESVYLASLPEESKEYKRVQEKFLKSLRKTVNIIKIERIQNPLLHSLYMMRKQSMDEKNGSLENERELFHGTRYESVKSINMQGFNRSLCGQNAHPVLERVKQSENTQ; this is translated from the exons ATGTATCAGCGGAAGCTCGCTCGTGGAAGGGGAGGCCGAGATCGAGGGAAACGAGGGAGACCAGTAGAACGAGCAAATG GACGAGGAAGAGGACGAGAAAGAGCAGTTTCTGAAGGGTTAATACTACCTGACATCATGTATAAATGGAATCAACTATATGTTTTGGGCCTTCACTACAAGACTTCGCCAGATGGTCTCAAGAATTATATCCATCTTATTAGTGGCTATGAAGTACTCCACGTGCTTTGGTTTAAGCCTAATGGAAAAGCAATCGTGACACTGAAAACTCGAAAAATAAAAG ATTTTCAAGACATCTTAAAAGGACAGGAGAGAAGACCTACTCTGGATGGTGTGAAAGTGTTGATTGAAAGAGCTCCGCAATGTAATAGCATCTTTGTCAGCGATTTTGCCCCGGACACGTCGCAAGATGAAGTACAATtgtactttgaaaatacagttGGTCCCTTAGACAAGGCTCGAGGAATAAAGTTCAGCCCACAGTGGGAAGGACAGGATGAGAAGTGCAGATTTAAAAGAGCTATTGTGTACTTTGAGAATGCAGAAA GCGTGAGGAAAGCAGTGAACACCGATCACTTCCTTGGCGGTAACGCACTGCACGTTGAGCAATTTTACCCGTTCATGGGAACAGTAATGCCTTTGGATAAACCGCGTAACTTCGAAAGCACTGGACTGCCTGAGTTTCGCCATCTTGTTGATCCTGACAGCATGGGATTCATTATGGAGTCAAACCAGGCAATGAAGTTGAACGGAGATCTACGTAAACTCGCAAAGGCTCAAATCACTTGGATTGCAGGGCGAACATACGTTCGAATAATGTATGCTGAGACGAAAGTAGACAAGGAATTTGAAGAGCGGGCTTGGCAACAACGATGCAGAAAGATTGTTGATGGTGTTCTGGAAAGTTGCACTTCAAAAGAATTTCAGATAGATGAGGAAATTTTGGATGAGGTAAACAACCAGCTTCAACAGATACAACGCCAAGTGCTTTCAATTTACACAGCAAAAGTGAAGCTAGTGAAGCAAACTCTTAAACTGATTTGTTTAAAATCCAACATTGATGAGTTTGCTGCCAAGTTAAGTGGTcgtttgaaaataattgagCAAGAAGAACGTGAAAAAAAGctagaggaaaagaaaatgacagaTATCTCAAGTGAAGTCCTGCAGCTTCTTCAGTATGCaaaaatcgagaaaatccTCAGAGAGGAATTTGTAACAGAGTCCATTCGCGCTCTTGTGCAATGGGACAACCACGCCCTTGTTTTAAAGACACCGAAGGGTCTCATGGATGAAGTCCATCGGTACCTGAGGCAGCGTTTGGACGAGATCGATAAATACGCTATAGACTGTCCAGCTAAAATTTTAGAGATCCTAAAAAGAGGgccaggaaagaaaaagatggcTAAAGAATTGCCGGAAGGATGTAGCTTTAATGTTGATGACAAAAAGAAGAGAGTAATCTTTCTCGGGGGAAAACTCTCGAAAACGGAGGAAGGAAACGAAAAGGCTAAAGACGTGCTTGTCAGCGACCGAAATTTAAAGCTAACAGCCAAAGATAATTCTCTTTTGGGCTCTCAGCCTGACAAGTGGAATGATTTCTGCAAGAAATTAGAAAAACGTCACATGATCCGACAAGAACGTGAGTTGGAATGCATTGCTGTCTTTGGTTTCAAGGAAAATGTCTTGGAAGCCGTTAAGAAAATAAGAGACTTTCTTAACGAGACAAAGGCAACGAAAGGAGAGTTCTTTCTTGATTTGCCGCTTCATCGAAGGTTTTTCGGCGAATTTTACAAAGAGGAAGTACAGGCATTGGAGCAGGAGCTGGAGCACTTTGGCGTACAGATATGTTTTAATGAGAGCGGAGATATCATTCACTTTAGTGGAAGCGAAGAAGGCGTCAAGGAGGTGGAGGAACGTTTGTATGTCATGCAGGAcgcaataaaaaagaaaacatttaagaTACGCACACCGGGtatgaaaaaattattcactCAAGAAGAAGGAGATCGCTTGATTGAAAAgattcaacgagaaaaaaaatgcagtattgaagtcattgaactatccATAAAAGGAGAAAAGGAAGAACATGATGACGAAAGTGAGAGCGATGATAGTAGCAGCAAATGCAATGACGAAGAAGCGAttgatgaaaatgataataCAATTTTTACTCCACAAGGGAAAAAGGTGACTTGGAAGACAGGAGAAATCCAAGAAGAACAG GCGGACGTATTGGTCTGCTCTGTTGGTTCAGATCTCATGCTCTCCCATGGTGCCATCGCAACCGCTATGAGTAAAGCAGCCGGTCCAAAACTACAAGACGCCTTACGAGAAGCTGCAAATGGTTTACAGTCAACTGACTTATTTTGCGAAGGCGACATTATTCCTACCGGTCCTGGAAAATTACCCTGCCGTCATGTGATCCACTGTGTATGCTGCCCTTGGAATGGTGAAACTGACAGGGAAAAAGGGGttagatttttttcttctcaa ATTATGAAGAAGCTGTTGATGAAGTGTTTTGATAAAGCTTCTGAACTTGGCGCTTGCTCTATCGGCTTACCACTTATAGGAACTGGTACCCTTCAGTTTCCATATGCAGTTGCCGTCCAGATAATGGTAGAAGCGGCCGTCGAGCACAGCCAGGGAAACCCGGAGTCATCCTTAGAGGAGTTTCGATTCATTGTGTTCAATGATGACCAGAAGGGAATCGCATCATTCGAAGACAAGTTTACCGAGTTTAAGGAAAAGCAACAGCCGACCGAGTTAGAAGCAATCAGAAAGGAGACTGACGCATCAGGAAGCTCTAAGGAAAACGAGGTGGATTCTACACGTGAACTGATAACATGTTCCCTACCTCAGAATGTCATTATTCATGGTCGGAAAGAGTCCCTCGATGAAGCCATGTCAGCCCTTGAAGATGAAACCAAAAAGGCTTGTAATGAACCGTCCGAAGTAAAGCACGATGTCCTTGGTCGCCTCTCTAAACGTTGCCTAAAACGTCTCAAACAAAAGTCTCACAGTCTAGATGTCAAGTTGGAACAACCAGAGTCACGTTGTATAAGACTAGAAGGACTTCCAAAGGATGTCATGAATGTGAGCAAGGAAATAACCAGCTTCATTATGGAACAGCTGGAAAGAGAATACGACGAGGATAAGGCCGAGCAAATGTTTCGCACTGTTCGATGGAATATGATTAGCACATCAGGAAATGAAAAACCCTTTGACAAGATTGCTAACCTTGAAATAGAAACAGCATACAAAGCCAAGCAACCTTCAGTATTATTTACACACCAGAATCAGAAGGCTGAGATCAACTTCGACACCAACGAAGTcacattcttgaaaaatggaagaaaaaaacgtGTCCGCCGCAAAGATG tttttcctCTTCCTGATGTATGGGATCCCCAGCCTCATGATGAGAATGACAAAGAAGAAAGCGTTTATCTTGCCAGTCTCCCTGAAGAGTCTAAAGAATACAAAAGAGTTCAGGAAAAGTTCCTCAAATCGCTTCGTAAAACGGTGAACATCATTAAGATCGAGAGAattcaaaatccattgttACACTCGCTTTACATGATGAGGAAACAAAGCATGGATGAGAAAAACGGTTCActagaaaatgaaagagagtTATTCCATGGAACCAGGTACGAGAGCGTTAAATCAATCAACATGCAAGGATTTAACAGGAGCTTGTGTGGCCAAAATG